A window of the Eremothecium cymbalariae DBVPG#7215 chromosome 5, complete sequence genome harbors these coding sequences:
- the LSM5 gene encoding RNA-binding protein LSM5 (similar to Ashbya gossypii AGR130W) — protein MSVSEILPLEIIDKTINQPIWILLTSNREFTGTLVGFDDFVNVVIEDVIEYEGVDKEVKRHHGKMLLSGNNITMLVPGGKPQ, from the coding sequence ATGAGTGTTTCGGAGATATTACCCTTGGAGATAATTGATAAGACCATAAACCAGCCCATTTGGATCCTGCTGACGTCGAACCGGGAGTTCACCGGTACGCTTGTTGgatttgatgattttgttaACGTTGTTATAGAGGATGTGATAGAGTATGAAGGCGTGGATAAGGAGGTTAAGAGACACCATGGTAAGATGTTGCTCAGTGGTAACAATATTACGATGCTTGTTCCTGGAGGGAAGCCTCAGTAG